In Crocosphaera sp. UHCC 0190, the genomic stretch ATCCGTTCCTTGAATTCCCATCTGTTGTAATTCTTGCTCAATTAGCTTTAACGCCATTGGTAACGGTTTTGTCTTACCATTCTCCCAACGGTTAACCGTCTGGAAAGACACCCCCAAGCGTTGGGCAAACTCAAGCTGAGTCAGTGCTAAGCGTTTTCGGGTTTGTTTGACCAATAATGGTAAATTAAGAGAATCAGTCACAAATGGTTAGGGCAAACATCACAGATGGTATATTTCTAGCTTACGATGGAAACCTATTCTTCGCACATGGTATATTTACGGAACTTAAGTAGCTAGGCAGAATTAAACTTAAAATAGTGAGTTTCGTATCCTGCTTTTGAGCGCGAGCTTCGATTCGTTGTATTAACTAACATTAAACTGTTGACCATGTTTGGGATGGTTA encodes the following:
- a CDS encoding helix-turn-helix domain-containing protein; this translates as MTDSLNLPLLVKQTRKRLALTQLEFAQRLGVSFQTVNRWENGKTKPLPMALKLIEQELQQMGIQGTDLLEQYFL